A genome region from Natranaeroarchaeum sulfidigenes includes the following:
- a CDS encoding phytoene desaturase family protein, whose product MTMTPSTTTSLAGTSIGIVGAGIGGLSAAAYLARDGADVTVYEQRSQVGGVAGKLVDGEFQFDTGPSWYLMPELFDRFFEDFGHEPSDFYELERLDPNYRVYWKDGDSVDVPADPNQAAELFESYEPGGGEAFERYLDQAEEAYEIGMNRFVLANRWRFRDYVSADVARSGKGLSFLGNMDEHVAQYFDHPKLQQLVQYTLVFLGGSPYNTPALYTLMSHVDYGLGVYYPQGGMWSFIEAMESVAREQGVEIRTDTPVTGLKPYGSGVTVEHRGGPTSHDRVVNNAPPAHVERDLLPDGAAGSRPIGRLMGDSNEYWDGRTLAPSAFMLYLGIDGDLPEFEHHTLVLPTDWSGHFDSIFDEPGWPDDPAYYVNVPSRTDPSVAPDDAETMVVLVPIAAELADGPEARERYREDVLDSLAEHAGVDLRDRIRVEHSACVTDYKVQFNKLGGTALGLAHTLEQTGPLRPGFKVPGVERTYYVGGDVNPGIGVPMCLLSGEHVAEVVRDDVAEQGLLDAI is encoded by the coding sequence ATGACCATGACACCATCCACGACAACTTCGCTTGCTGGCACCTCGATCGGTATCGTCGGTGCCGGGATCGGCGGCCTCTCCGCGGCGGCGTATCTCGCCCGCGATGGGGCCGACGTCACAGTGTACGAACAGCGCTCGCAGGTCGGCGGCGTCGCCGGAAAACTTGTCGACGGGGAGTTCCAGTTCGACACCGGGCCATCGTGGTATCTGATGCCGGAGCTGTTCGATCGCTTCTTCGAGGACTTCGGCCACGAGCCCTCGGATTTCTACGAACTCGAACGGCTCGACCCGAACTACCGGGTGTACTGGAAGGACGGCGATAGCGTCGACGTGCCCGCGGACCCGAATCAGGCCGCCGAGCTGTTCGAGTCCTACGAGCCCGGCGGCGGGGAAGCCTTCGAGCGCTATCTCGATCAGGCCGAGGAGGCCTACGAGATCGGGATGAACCGGTTCGTGCTGGCCAACCGCTGGCGGTTCCGCGACTACGTGTCCGCCGACGTTGCTCGGTCGGGCAAGGGATTGAGCTTCCTCGGTAACATGGACGAGCACGTCGCCCAGTACTTCGACCATCCCAAACTCCAGCAGCTCGTCCAGTACACGCTCGTGTTCCTCGGTGGGTCGCCGTACAACACGCCCGCGCTGTACACACTGATGAGCCACGTCGATTACGGGCTGGGCGTCTACTATCCGCAGGGTGGGATGTGGTCGTTCATCGAGGCGATGGAATCGGTCGCCCGCGAACAGGGCGTCGAGATCCGGACCGATACGCCAGTGACCGGACTGAAACCGTACGGGAGCGGCGTCACGGTCGAACACCGTGGTGGCCCCACGAGTCACGACCGCGTGGTCAACAACGCGCCACCCGCACATGTCGAGCGTGACCTGCTGCCCGACGGCGCGGCCGGCTCCCGGCCGATCGGCAGGCTGATGGGCGACAGCAACGAGTACTGGGACGGCCGAACCCTCGCCCCCTCGGCCTTTATGCTCTATCTCGGTATCGACGGCGACCTGCCGGAGTTCGAACATCACACGCTGGTCCTGCCGACCGACTGGTCCGGACACTTCGACTCGATCTTCGACGAGCCAGGCTGGCCCGATGACCCGGCGTACTACGTCAACGTCCCGTCCAGAACCGATCCCTCCGTCGCTCCCGACGACGCCGAGACGATGGTCGTGCTCGTCCCGATCGCCGCGGAGCTGGCGGACGGTCCGGAGGCACGCGAGCGGTACCGCGAGGACGTCCTCGACAGTCTCGCGGAACACGCCGGCGTCGACCTGCGCGACCGGATCCGGGTCGAACACAGCGCCTGTGTCACCGACTACAAAGTCCAGTTCAACAAGCTCGGCGGGACGGCACTCGGCCTGGCCCACACCCTCGAACAGACCGGTCCGCTACGCCCCGGGTTCAAAGTGCCGGGCGTCGAGCGCACCTACTACGTCGGCGGGGACGTGAACCCGGGAATCGGCGTCCCGATGTGTCTGCTGAGCGGCGAGCACGTCGCGGAGGTGGTCCGGGACGATGTCGCCGAGCAGGGCCTGCTTGACGCGATCTGA
- a CDS encoding Brp/Blh family beta-carotene 15,15'-dioxygenase yields the protein MGTGTWQLAERRTRRIENWTIQASRGALLALFVVFAAAGLTGSIPSLEVQMIIYLVGMVGLNLPHGGYEHFENLRRRGLPMGAKYVAMYVTFVAGFIALFFITPLIALSLAFATAVAKGGHGDLRVMDALVGSDHLQSDLQRGLAAFVRGGAVMIVPLVFWPETFYGFASYMISMFDPGAVGALHTRMELMTPILGGAYGLALVAHLVWGYATSGGSTAWLADLGETSLLVGYFAAVPVVVSIGLYFPLWYSMRQSGRTFAAHRKEPADESQGLPVPIVWGVLIVGALATGLVAATLWLVAPNPLGTQGLLPGLVAFYTIFICIVALPHVVVGEWLDFKRGIWYVP from the coding sequence ATGGGAACGGGAACGTGGCAACTCGCCGAAAGACGGACGAGACGGATCGAGAACTGGACGATCCAGGCGTCCCGTGGGGCGTTGCTGGCGCTGTTTGTCGTCTTCGCCGCCGCAGGACTGACGGGATCGATCCCCTCTCTGGAAGTGCAGATGATCATCTACCTCGTCGGGATGGTCGGCCTGAACCTCCCACACGGCGGCTACGAGCACTTCGAGAACCTTCGGCGGCGCGGGCTCCCCATGGGTGCGAAGTACGTCGCGATGTACGTGACCTTCGTCGCCGGGTTCATCGCGCTGTTTTTCATCACACCCCTGATCGCGCTCTCGCTGGCGTTCGCCACGGCGGTCGCGAAAGGCGGCCACGGCGACCTCCGGGTGATGGACGCACTGGTCGGGAGCGATCACCTACAAAGCGATCTACAGCGTGGACTCGCCGCGTTCGTCCGTGGTGGCGCGGTGATGATCGTCCCGCTCGTCTTCTGGCCCGAGACGTTCTACGGCTTCGCTTCCTACATGATCTCGATGTTCGACCCGGGTGCCGTAGGCGCGCTCCATACCCGTATGGAGCTGATGACCCCGATCCTCGGGGGCGCGTACGGGCTCGCCCTCGTCGCCCACCTCGTCTGGGGCTACGCCACCAGCGGGGGCTCGACGGCCTGGCTCGCGGATCTCGGTGAAACCTCCCTGCTCGTGGGCTACTTCGCCGCCGTCCCGGTCGTTGTCTCGATCGGACTGTACTTCCCGCTGTGGTACTCGATGCGCCAGTCCGGCCGGACCTTTGCCGCCCACCGGAAGGAGCCTGCAGATGAGAGTCAGGGGCTCCCTGTACCGATCGTCTGGGGCGTTCTGATCGTCGGCGCGCTGGCAACCGGCCTCGTCGCGGCGACGCTCTGGCTCGTCGCGCCGAACCCGCTCGGGACACAGGGCCTCCTTCCCGGACTGGTCGCGTTCTACACGATCTTCATCTGTATCGTGGCCCTGCCACACGTCGTCGTCGGCGAGTGGCTCGACTTCAAGCGCGGCATCTGGTACGTTCCCTGA
- a CDS encoding dipeptide epimerase, producing the protein MSLSTSVERVELPFEFPFTIARGTTTSAENVLVRIEDDEGRVGIGGAAPSPHYGETVDTVEAVLPDLLEIVEDVGDPHQLARIERRLQETVRRNPAARAAVSVALHDLVGKRLDLPLYRYWGLDPTESVRTSYTIGIDDTETMREKVETATSRGYEVLKVKLGTDRDEEIVRTIREAAPDATVRVDANEAWTPKEAVRTIERIAKYDVEFVEQPVPAEDPEGLRYVFEHSPLPVAADESIETAVDVTRVADRCDIAVLKLMKCGGLREARRIIETAHAHGLEVMCGCMYESNASIAAAAQLAPLLDYADLDSPLLLADDPFEGVPMPDGLLDLGAADRPGTGARRE; encoded by the coding sequence ATGAGCCTGAGTACGTCCGTCGAGCGGGTGGAACTTCCCTTCGAGTTCCCGTTTACCATCGCGCGCGGGACGACGACCAGCGCCGAGAACGTGCTCGTTCGGATCGAGGACGACGAGGGACGGGTCGGAATCGGCGGGGCTGCACCCTCACCCCATTACGGCGAGACCGTCGATACCGTCGAAGCCGTCCTGCCCGATCTCCTGGAGATCGTCGAGGATGTGGGCGACCCCCACCAGCTCGCACGGATCGAACGTCGACTGCAGGAGACGGTGCGGCGAAACCCGGCTGCACGCGCCGCAGTGAGTGTTGCACTCCACGACCTCGTGGGCAAGCGTCTCGATCTGCCGCTGTACCGGTACTGGGGGCTCGACCCGACCGAGAGCGTCCGGACGTCCTACACGATCGGCATCGACGACACCGAGACGATGCGCGAGAAAGTCGAGACGGCGACATCGAGAGGGTACGAGGTCCTGAAAGTCAAGCTCGGCACCGACCGCGACGAGGAGATCGTGCGAACGATCCGGGAGGCCGCACCCGATGCGACGGTCCGCGTCGACGCCAACGAAGCGTGGACGCCCAAGGAGGCAGTCCGGACGATCGAGCGGATCGCCAAGTACGACGTCGAGTTCGTCGAACAGCCGGTTCCCGCCGAGGATCCCGAGGGACTGCGCTACGTCTTCGAGCACTCCCCGCTGCCCGTCGCTGCCGACGAGTCGATCGAAACCGCGGTAGACGTCACGCGAGTCGCCGATCGCTGTGACATCGCTGTGCTGAAGCTGATGAAATGCGGTGGACTCCGTGAAGCGCGGCGGATCATCGAGACAGCCCACGCACACGGCCTGGAAGTCATGTGTGGCTGTATGTACGAGTCCAACGCCTCGATTGCCGCCGCGGCACAGCTCGCGCCGCTGCTCGATTACGCCGACCTCGATAGCCCACTGTTACTTGCGGACGATCCGTTCGAGGGAGTCCCGATGCCGGATGGACTGCTGGATCTCGGCGCGGCCGACCGGCCGGGGACTGGCGCGCGCCGTGAGTGA
- a CDS encoding DUF1611 domain-containing protein: MRVAVLAHGKFPDRAKTAVGVLRYADYDVVAVLDRERAGSRVTDHVPAVQDAPIVAGFGEVPEPVDALLIGIAPIGGGFEESWRPDVIAALTRGCDVISGLHYFLTDDEEFARLAAENDCELQDVRRPPDDLSVSEGLADGVDAEVILTVGTDCSVGKMTTTMELAQDARKAGYDAAVIPTGQTGIMIEGWGTPIDRVVSDFTAGAVEEMIREVGDNHDYLFVEGQGSIVHPAYSAVTCGILHGAMPDALVLCHEAGREVIHGYESFPLPPIEEYVDLYEGLAAPVSDTPVVAGALDTSDLDDAAARQALTEYESAIDVPATDVLRYDTDDVLEAIL, encoded by the coding sequence ATGCGCGTCGCCGTACTCGCTCACGGGAAGTTCCCCGACCGGGCAAAGACTGCGGTAGGTGTTCTCAGATACGCCGACTACGATGTCGTCGCCGTCCTCGACCGGGAGCGCGCGGGCTCCCGAGTCACCGACCACGTCCCAGCTGTCCAGGACGCCCCCATTGTCGCCGGGTTCGGCGAGGTGCCGGAACCGGTCGACGCCCTCCTGATCGGTATCGCGCCGATCGGCGGCGGCTTCGAGGAGTCGTGGCGACCGGACGTCATCGCCGCCCTCACGCGCGGGTGTGACGTGATCTCCGGTCTTCATTACTTTCTCACCGACGACGAGGAGTTCGCTCGCCTCGCTGCCGAGAACGACTGCGAACTGCAGGACGTCCGACGACCTCCCGACGACCTTTCCGTAAGCGAGGGCCTCGCGGATGGGGTCGACGCCGAAGTGATCCTGACCGTCGGTACCGACTGCTCGGTCGGAAAGATGACGACGACGATGGAACTCGCGCAGGACGCGCGAAAGGCCGGCTACGACGCCGCCGTGATCCCGACCGGACAGACCGGGATCATGATCGAGGGGTGGGGGACGCCGATCGACCGCGTGGTGAGTGACTTTACCGCCGGCGCGGTCGAGGAGATGATCCGCGAAGTGGGTGACAACCACGACTACCTCTTCGTCGAGGGACAGGGTAGTATCGTCCATCCGGCGTACTCCGCGGTCACCTGTGGCATTCTTCACGGCGCGATGCCCGACGCGCTGGTGCTCTGTCACGAGGCGGGCCGCGAGGTGATTCACGGCTATGAGTCATTCCCGCTCCCCCCGATCGAGGAGTACGTCGACCTCTACGAGGGCCTCGCGGCCCCAGTGAGTGACACACCGGTCGTGGCTGGGGCGCTCGACACCAGCGATCTCGACGATGCGGCTGCTCGACAGGCTCTCACCGAGTACGAGTCCGCGATCGATGTACCGGCAACTGACGTGTTACGGTACGACACCGACGACGTACTGGAGGCAATATTATGA
- a CDS encoding YgaP family membrane protein, which yields MNTNVGTTDRQLRTGVGAITGLLSIAILGGILALPEMLAAVLGIVAIVMFGTAATGTCGLYSVLGVDTCSLDSDAAK from the coding sequence ATGAACACGAACGTCGGTACGACGGATCGACAGCTCAGGACGGGCGTCGGTGCGATCACTGGACTACTCTCGATCGCGATCCTTGGTGGCATCCTTGCCCTTCCGGAAATGCTCGCAGCGGTACTCGGCATCGTCGCGATTGTGATGTTCGGAACGGCGGCAACGGGAACCTGCGGGCTCTATTCGGTGCTCGGCGTCGACACGTGCTCGCTGGACTCGGACGCCGCGAAGTAG
- a CDS encoding elongation factor EF-2 encodes MGRRKKIVEECERLMDEPENIRNIAIAAHVDHGKTTLTDNLLAGAGMISQDTAGEQLAMDTEEDEQERGITIDAANVSMTHEYEDTNHLINLIDTPGHVDFGGDVTRAMRAVDGALVVVDAVEGAMPQTETVLRQALREGVKPTLFINKVDRLISELQEGPEEMQQRLMAVIRDVNELIEGMTEEMDDIDDWTVSVEEGTVGFGSALYKWGVSMPSMQRTGMDFGDIIDLERADKRQELHERTPLSDVVLDMVCEHFPNPIDAQPRRIPRVWRGDADSELAESMQLVDEDGEVVLMVTDIGVDPHAGEIAAGRVFSGTLEKGQDLYVSGTAGTNRVQSVGIYMGGEREEVDRVPAGNIAAVTGLGDAIAGSTVSSVEMTPFESIEHISEPVITKAVEAKNMDDLPKLIETLRQVSKEDPTIQIEINEDTGEHLISGQGELHLEVIGQRIERNQGIPINTGEPIVVFREMPQSESREVEGISPNRHNRFYISVHPLGKEIVDVIKKGEASMDMPEQERREVLQEAGMDKDTSQNVEHIHGTNVLIDDTKGIQHLNETMELFIEGLEDALNDGPLAAEPVQGSLIRLHDARLHEDTIHRGPAQVIPAVRNAAHNALIDADIKLLEPIQDVRIDVPNDYMGSASGEIQGRRGRVDDMYQEGDLMVVEGIAPVEEMIGFASDIRSATEGRASWNTENAGFQVMADNLQRDQIMEIRERKGMKLELPQAVDYL; translated from the coding sequence ATGGGTAGACGAAAGAAGATCGTCGAGGAGTGCGAGCGACTGATGGACGAGCCGGAGAACATCCGGAACATCGCCATCGCCGCACACGTCGACCACGGCAAGACGACACTGACGGACAACCTGCTGGCCGGTGCCGGGATGATCTCTCAGGACACCGCAGGCGAGCAGCTCGCGATGGACACGGAAGAGGACGAACAGGAACGTGGGATCACCATCGACGCGGCGAACGTGTCGATGACCCACGAGTACGAGGACACCAACCACCTCATCAACCTGATCGACACGCCGGGCCACGTCGACTTCGGTGGCGACGTGACCCGAGCGATGCGCGCCGTCGACGGTGCGCTCGTGGTTGTCGACGCCGTCGAAGGGGCGATGCCCCAGACCGAGACGGTGCTCCGACAGGCCCTGCGTGAGGGCGTCAAACCGACGCTCTTTATCAACAAGGTCGACCGCCTGATCTCCGAACTGCAGGAGGGTCCCGAGGAGATGCAACAGCGTCTCATGGCGGTCATCCGCGACGTCAACGAGCTGATCGAGGGGATGACCGAGGAGATGGACGACATCGACGACTGGACGGTCTCCGTCGAAGAGGGGACCGTCGGCTTCGGGTCTGCCCTGTACAAGTGGGGCGTCTCGATGCCGTCGATGCAGCGCACCGGCATGGACTTCGGCGACATCATCGACCTCGAACGTGCCGACAAGCGCCAGGAGCTTCACGAGCGCACGCCGCTGTCGGACGTCGTGCTCGACATGGTCTGTGAGCACTTCCCGAACCCGATCGATGCCCAGCCCCGCCGTATTCCACGCGTCTGGCGTGGCGACGCCGACTCGGAACTCGCAGAATCGATGCAGCTCGTCGACGAGGACGGCGAAGTCGTGCTGATGGTCACTGACATCGGCGTCGACCCGCACGCGGGAGAAATCGCCGCCGGTCGTGTCTTCTCGGGCACACTCGAGAAAGGACAGGATCTCTACGTCTCCGGGACGGCCGGGACCAACCGCGTCCAGAGCGTCGGGATCTACATGGGTGGCGAGCGCGAGGAAGTGGACCGCGTTCCCGCAGGGAACATCGCGGCAGTCACCGGTCTGGGTGACGCCATTGCGGGATCGACGGTTTCGTCCGTGGAGATGACACCGTTCGAGTCGATCGAGCACATCTCCGAGCCCGTCATCACGAAGGCCGTCGAGGCCAAGAACATGGACGACCTGCCGAAACTCATCGAGACGCTCCGACAGGTCTCCAAGGAGGACCCGACGATCCAGATCGAGATCAACGAGGACACCGGCGAGCACCTGATCTCCGGTCAGGGTGAGCTTCACCTCGAAGTGATCGGCCAGCGGATCGAGCGCAATCAGGGCATCCCGATCAACACCGGCGAACCGATCGTCGTCTTCCGCGAGATGCCACAGAGCGAGAGCCGCGAGGTCGAGGGGATCTCCCCGAACCGCCACAACCGTTTCTACATCTCGGTCCACCCGCTCGGCAAGGAAATTGTCGACGTGATCAAGAAGGGCGAGGCCTCGATGGACATGCCCGAGCAGGAACGCCGTGAAGTCCTGCAGGAGGCCGGAATGGACAAGGACACCAGCCAGAACGTCGAGCACATCCACGGGACGAACGTCCTGATCGACGACACGAAGGGTATCCAGCACCTGAACGAGACGATGGAGCTGTTCATCGAGGGGCTCGAGGACGCGCTGAACGACGGCCCGCTGGCCGCAGAGCCAGTCCAGGGATCGCTCATCCGTCTCCACGACGCGCGGCTTCACGAGGACACCATCCACCGCGGTCCGGCACAGGTTATCCCCGCAGTACGTAACGCAGCCCACAATGCCCTGATCGACGCCGACATCAAACTGCTCGAACCTATCCAGGACGTCCGAATCGACGTGCCGAACGACTACATGGGCTCGGCATCCGGCGAGATCCAGGGCCGCCGTGGCCGTGTCGACGACATGTACCAGGAAGGCGATCTGATGGTCGTCGAAGGGATCGCACCGGTCGAGGAAATGATCGGTTTCGCCAGCGACATCCGCTCGGCAACCGAGGGTCGTGCCTCCTGGAACACCGAGAACGCAGGGTTCCAGGTCATGGCCGACAACCTCCAGCGCGACCAGATCATGGAGATCCGCGAGCGCAAGGGCATGAAGCTCGAACTGCCTCAGGCCGTCGACTACCTGTAA
- a CDS encoding amino acid-binding protein, producing the protein MSDDAVDEETETDGGQTVQAYTVRLELVDEPGELLNALQPISDHGANLLSIFHERGNVTPRGHIPVEVDIECPPDRFETIVEALRDAGINVIQAGAERYSEELTVILVGHLIDTDLSDSLRKFQTTSRAEVVDVSLSAPEGTEGVSSARLRLATEADRADEVLATVREIAEEKDIHVIEPQIAGGSA; encoded by the coding sequence ATGAGTGACGACGCCGTAGACGAGGAAACCGAGACGGACGGCGGCCAGACCGTGCAGGCGTACACTGTCCGCCTGGAACTGGTCGACGAACCGGGGGAACTGCTGAACGCGCTCCAGCCGATCTCCGATCACGGCGCGAACCTGCTCTCGATCTTCCACGAGCGAGGCAACGTCACGCCACGCGGGCATATCCCCGTTGAGGTCGATATAGAGTGCCCACCCGATCGGTTCGAGACCATCGTCGAGGCGCTCCGGGATGCGGGCATCAACGTCATCCAGGCCGGTGCGGAACGGTACAGTGAAGAGCTGACCGTGATCCTCGTCGGGCACCTGATCGACACCGATCTCTCCGATAGCCTGCGGAAGTTCCAGACGACTTCGCGGGCGGAAGTCGTCGACGTCTCGCTGTCAGCCCCCGAGGGAACGGAAGGCGTCTCCAGTGCACGGCTGCGGCTCGCAACGGAGGCCGACCGCGCCGACGAAGTGCTGGCGACGGTGCGAGAGATCGCCGAGGAAAAAGATATTCACGTTATCGAGCCCCAGATCGCGGGTGGTTCGGCATGA
- a CDS encoding homoserine dehydrogenase produces the protein MKLAVLGAGAVGRSVVELAGQYGHDVIALADSSSGAVDEDGIDTESVLERKDQEGTVGDGTPEDVLAADYDVLVEATPTTLGDAQPGFGHVETALSRDRHVVLANKGPVAERYGELMALAEDSAGEVLFEATVGGAIPILSTIDDFGPDQITAARGVLNGTANFILSRMAADGLDYEHVLAEAQDLGVAEADPTFDVDGTDAALKFVIISNVLSQGEREYTLSDATVEGIQNIPGNALDLAAEDNRTIRLIGEATPEGVQVAPKLVPQNGVLAVTGTRNIIQFETENAGELNVSGRGAGGPETATAVLADVGRLPPL, from the coding sequence ATGAAGCTCGCCGTGCTGGGTGCCGGTGCTGTCGGGCGCTCGGTCGTCGAACTCGCCGGGCAGTACGGTCACGACGTGATCGCGCTGGCCGACTCCAGCAGCGGGGCCGTCGACGAGGACGGTATCGACACCGAGAGCGTTCTCGAACGGAAAGATCAGGAGGGAACGGTTGGCGATGGGACGCCCGAAGACGTGCTCGCCGCCGACTACGACGTACTGGTCGAGGCGACCCCTACAACGCTGGGCGACGCCCAGCCCGGGTTCGGTCACGTCGAGACGGCGCTCTCCCGCGATCGGCACGTCGTGCTGGCGAACAAAGGGCCGGTCGCCGAACGCTACGGCGAACTGATGGCGCTGGCCGAGGACAGCGCGGGCGAGGTGTTGTTCGAGGCGACCGTCGGCGGCGCAATCCCCATCCTCTCGACGATCGACGACTTCGGACCCGACCAGATCACCGCCGCTCGCGGCGTTCTGAATGGCACGGCGAACTTCATTCTCTCGCGGATGGCCGCGGACGGACTCGACTACGAGCATGTCCTCGCGGAAGCGCAGGATCTGGGCGTCGCCGAGGCGGACCCGACCTTCGACGTCGACGGAACCGACGCCGCCCTGAAGTTCGTCATCATCTCGAACGTCCTGTCGCAGGGCGAGCGCGAGTACACGCTCTCGGATGCCACGGTCGAGGGCATCCAGAACATCCCCGGGAACGCGCTCGACCTCGCGGCCGAGGACAACCGGACGATCCGCCTGATCGGCGAGGCGACGCCCGAGGGCGTTCAGGTCGCACCCAAGCTCGTCCCACAGAACGGTGTCCTTGCTGTAACGGGGACCCGGAACATCATCCAGTTCGAGACCGAGAACGCGGGCGAGCTGAACGTGAGCGGTCGCGGTGCGGGTGGACCCGAGACGGCGACAGCAGTGCTCGCGGACGTCGGGCGACTGCCACCGCTGTAG
- the tuf gene encoding translation elongation factor EF-1 subunit alpha, with the protein MSDQHQNLAIIGHVDHGKSTLVGRLLYETGSVPEHVIEQHKEEAEEKGKGGFEFAYVMDNLAEERERGVTIDIAHQEFSTDAYDFTIVDCPGHRDFVKNMITGASQADNAVLVVAADDGVAPQTQEHVFLARTLGIDELIIGINKMDLVDYKESSYKEVVSEVTDLLNQVQFNTDDAEFIPISAFEGDNIAEESENTDWYDGNILLEALNNLPAPEPPTDAPLRLPIQDVYTISGIGTVPVGRIETGVMNVGDNVSFQPSDVGGEVKTIEMHHEEVPKAEPGDNVGFNVRGIGKDDIRRGDVCGPADDPPSVAETFQAQVVVMQHPSVITAGYTPVFHAHTAQVACTIESIDKKMDPSSGEVAEENPDFIQSGDAAVVTIRPQKPLSIEPSSEIPELGSFAIRDMGQTIAAGKVLSVDGK; encoded by the coding sequence ATGAGCGACCAACACCAGAACCTGGCCATTATCGGCCACGTCGACCACGGGAAGAGCACGCTCGTGGGACGCCTCCTGTACGAGACAGGCAGCGTACCAGAGCACGTCATCGAACAGCACAAAGAAGAAGCAGAAGAGAAGGGCAAGGGTGGCTTCGAGTTCGCCTACGTCATGGACAACCTCGCCGAGGAGCGAGAGCGTGGTGTCACCATCGACATCGCCCACCAGGAGTTCAGCACGGACGCCTACGACTTTACCATCGTCGACTGTCCCGGCCACCGTGACTTCGTGAAGAACATGATCACGGGCGCGAGCCAGGCCGACAACGCGGTTCTCGTCGTCGCGGCAGACGACGGTGTCGCACCGCAGACCCAGGAGCACGTCTTCCTCGCCCGGACGCTGGGCATCGACGAGCTCATTATCGGCATTAACAAGATGGACCTCGTCGACTACAAGGAATCCTCCTACAAGGAGGTCGTCTCCGAGGTTACCGACCTGCTCAACCAGGTCCAGTTCAACACCGACGACGCGGAGTTCATCCCGATCTCCGCGTTCGAGGGCGACAACATCGCCGAGGAGTCCGAGAACACCGACTGGTACGACGGCAACATCCTGCTGGAAGCGCTCAACAACCTTCCGGCTCCGGAGCCACCAACGGACGCGCCGCTCCGACTCCCGATCCAGGATGTCTACACCATCTCCGGTATCGGTACCGTCCCCGTCGGACGGATCGAGACCGGTGTCATGAACGTCGGCGACAACGTCTCCTTCCAGCCCAGCGACGTGGGCGGCGAAGTGAAGACGATCGAGATGCACCACGAAGAGGTCCCCAAGGCAGAACCCGGTGACAACGTCGGATTCAACGTCCGCGGCATCGGCAAGGACGACATCCGCCGCGGTGACGTCTGTGGCCCCGCCGACGACCCGCCAAGCGTCGCCGAGACGTTCCAGGCACAGGTCGTCGTCATGCAGCACCCCAGCGTGATCACCGCGGGCTACACCCCGGTTTTCCACGCACACACCGCACAGGTCGCGTGTACCATCGAGTCCATCGACAAGAAGATGGACCCGTCCTCGGGCGAGGTCGCCGAGGAGAACCCGGACTTCATCCAGTCCGGCGACGCCGCGGTCGTCACCATCCGACCGCAGAAACCGCTCTCGATCGAACCCAGCAGCGAGATCCCGGAACTCGGCTCCTTCGCGATCCGAGACATGGGTCAGACCATCGCAGCTGGGAAGGTCCTGAGCGTCGACGGGAAATAA
- the rpsJ gene encoding 30S ribosomal protein S10, translated as MQQARVRLAGTNPEDLDDITADVREIADKTGVALSGPIPLPTKTLEIPTRKSPDGEGTATWEHWEMRVHKRLIDLDADERALRQLMRIQVPNDVSIEIVLED; from the coding sequence ATGCAGCAAGCACGTGTCCGCCTCGCGGGAACGAACCCCGAGGATCTCGACGACATCACCGCGGACGTCCGTGAAATCGCGGACAAGACCGGCGTTGCGCTGTCGGGCCCGATCCCACTCCCGACCAAGACGCTGGAGATCCCCACCCGCAAGTCCCCTGACGGCGAGGGGACCGCGACGTGGGAACACTGGGAGATGCGCGTCCACAAGCGTCTGATCGATCTGGACGCCGACGAGCGTGCGCTCCGTCAGCTCATGCGGATCCAGGTCCCCAACGACGTCAGCATCGAGATCGTTCTCGAAGACTGA